A window from Lagopus muta isolate bLagMut1 chromosome 5, bLagMut1 primary, whole genome shotgun sequence encodes these proteins:
- the PLEKHS1 gene encoding pleckstrin homology domain-containing family S member 1 isoform X1 codes for MASRTANNSEVEAQNPFCPEGGVFKHGFFIKSPPHHLINSKNSWKRRFFILSKSNKGDYILKYLKGMSMKGSIAVDQIISVEIGISNSETMVMVRKMFRCFPEEVISITTENRCYYLIGKSRLEIEDWVTAISSIREAKRGGCCPQNQDLANSEVKSRSFSMPLFSNSTDMTGSPTRQSYLKDDGASEDKNRPNSDPGPHQAQSNSPQGVLPRLDKTLGKTEEYLSSDSNEDLEKEEEPYYQTPSSLLAKCNSEILEIDPTAEPDIPVQEKPCQRQPEKENAYVSMESLRLTCRHDSLHSPPRSLENSASPSSLEADTDVNLPQSTTQQSFLKRRQNSSPLSVVQLSILLSQVTDKTQLQELDILVPLADINSYLKLTEAAGQICVSQWTGPCRLGCLFNHGDCIVAVNGLHPQNMEEASLFISRSTQKEVKLTVCRIPHSDTFHAKGCSCS; via the exons ATGGCTTCAAGAACTGCAAATAACTCTGAAG TAGAAGCTCAAAACCCATTTTGCCCTGAAGGTGGAGTTTTCAAGCATGGTTTCTTCATCAAGTCACCACCGCATCATCTTATCAACTCCAAG AATTCGTGGAAAAGGCGCTTTTTCATCCTGTCCAAATCCAACAAGGGCGATTACATCCTGAAGTACCTAAAAGGAATGTCCATGAAAGGCTCCATAGCTGTTGATCA GATCATAAGTGTAGAAATAGGCATAAGTAATTCTGAAACAATGGTGATGGTGAGGAAGATGTTCAGATGCTTTCCAGAAGAGGTGATATCCATCACTACTGAAAACAGATGTTACTACCTCATTGGGAAAAGCAG GCTGGAAATAGAGGACTGGGTCACAGCCATATCTTCCATCAGGGAGGCCAAAAGAGGTGGATGCTGCCCTCAG AACCAAGATCTTGCAAATTCAGAAGTCAAAAGCCGGTCCTTCTCTATGCCACTGTTCTCGAATTCTACAGATATGACCGGTTCCCCGACAAGGCAAAGCTACCTGAAG GATGATGGTGCCTCAGAAGATAAGAACAGGCCAAATTCAGATCCTGGCCCTCATCAGGCTCAGAGCAACTCGCCACAAGGAGTTCTACCAAGACTG GATAAAACTCTGGGAAAGACTGAGGAATATCTGTCATCAGATTCAAACGAAGATCTCGAAAAGGAAGAAGAACCTTATTACCAAACTCCCAGCAGTCTTTTAGCAAAG TGCAATAGTGAAATATTGGAGATTGACCCTACAGCTGAGCCTGATATCCCTGTACAAGAGAAGCCGTGTCAAAGGCAGCCAGAGAAGGAGAATGCTTATGTGTCAATGGAGTCACT TAGGCTAACATGTAGACATGACAGCCTCCATTCTCCTCCCAGAAGCCTGGAAAACAGTGCAAGTCCGAGCAGCTTGGAGGCAGACACAGATGTAAATCTCCCACAGAGCACCACACAGCAGTCTTTCCTCAAAAGAAGGCAAAACTCATCACCACTTTCAGTGGTTCAGTTGTCTATACTGCTCAG TCAAGTTACAGATAAGACACAACTGCAAGAATTGGATATTTTGGTCCCCCTGGCAGATATTAACAGTTACCTAAAACTTACTGAAGCAGCAGGACAAATATG TGTCTCACAGTGGACTGGTCCTTGCCGACTGGGATGCTTATTTAACCATGGAGACTGCATAGTGGCTGTGAATGGTCTGCACCCACAGAACATGGAGGAGGCTTCCTTGTTCATCAGCAGGTCCACACAAAAGGAG gtgaAACTTACTGTATGTAGGATTCCACATTCAGATACCTTCCATGCTAAAGGCTGTTCATGTTCCTGA
- the PLEKHS1 gene encoding pleckstrin homology domain-containing family S member 1 isoform X2, with amino-acid sequence MASRTANNSEEAQNPFCPEGGVFKHGFFIKSPPHHLINSKNSWKRRFFILSKSNKGDYILKYLKGMSMKGSIAVDQIISVEIGISNSETMVMVRKMFRCFPEEVISITTENRCYYLIGKSRLEIEDWVTAISSIREAKRGGCCPQNQDLANSEVKSRSFSMPLFSNSTDMTGSPTRQSYLKDDGASEDKNRPNSDPGPHQAQSNSPQGVLPRLDKTLGKTEEYLSSDSNEDLEKEEEPYYQTPSSLLAKCNSEILEIDPTAEPDIPVQEKPCQRQPEKENAYVSMESLRLTCRHDSLHSPPRSLENSASPSSLEADTDVNLPQSTTQQSFLKRRQNSSPLSVVQLSILLSQVTDKTQLQELDILVPLADINSYLKLTEAAGQICVSQWTGPCRLGCLFNHGDCIVAVNGLHPQNMEEASLFISRSTQKEVKLTVCRIPHSDTFHAKGCSCS; translated from the exons ATGGCTTCAAGAACTGCAAATAACTCTGAAG AAGCTCAAAACCCATTTTGCCCTGAAGGTGGAGTTTTCAAGCATGGTTTCTTCATCAAGTCACCACCGCATCATCTTATCAACTCCAAG AATTCGTGGAAAAGGCGCTTTTTCATCCTGTCCAAATCCAACAAGGGCGATTACATCCTGAAGTACCTAAAAGGAATGTCCATGAAAGGCTCCATAGCTGTTGATCA GATCATAAGTGTAGAAATAGGCATAAGTAATTCTGAAACAATGGTGATGGTGAGGAAGATGTTCAGATGCTTTCCAGAAGAGGTGATATCCATCACTACTGAAAACAGATGTTACTACCTCATTGGGAAAAGCAG GCTGGAAATAGAGGACTGGGTCACAGCCATATCTTCCATCAGGGAGGCCAAAAGAGGTGGATGCTGCCCTCAG AACCAAGATCTTGCAAATTCAGAAGTCAAAAGCCGGTCCTTCTCTATGCCACTGTTCTCGAATTCTACAGATATGACCGGTTCCCCGACAAGGCAAAGCTACCTGAAG GATGATGGTGCCTCAGAAGATAAGAACAGGCCAAATTCAGATCCTGGCCCTCATCAGGCTCAGAGCAACTCGCCACAAGGAGTTCTACCAAGACTG GATAAAACTCTGGGAAAGACTGAGGAATATCTGTCATCAGATTCAAACGAAGATCTCGAAAAGGAAGAAGAACCTTATTACCAAACTCCCAGCAGTCTTTTAGCAAAG TGCAATAGTGAAATATTGGAGATTGACCCTACAGCTGAGCCTGATATCCCTGTACAAGAGAAGCCGTGTCAAAGGCAGCCAGAGAAGGAGAATGCTTATGTGTCAATGGAGTCACT TAGGCTAACATGTAGACATGACAGCCTCCATTCTCCTCCCAGAAGCCTGGAAAACAGTGCAAGTCCGAGCAGCTTGGAGGCAGACACAGATGTAAATCTCCCACAGAGCACCACACAGCAGTCTTTCCTCAAAAGAAGGCAAAACTCATCACCACTTTCAGTGGTTCAGTTGTCTATACTGCTCAG TCAAGTTACAGATAAGACACAACTGCAAGAATTGGATATTTTGGTCCCCCTGGCAGATATTAACAGTTACCTAAAACTTACTGAAGCAGCAGGACAAATATG TGTCTCACAGTGGACTGGTCCTTGCCGACTGGGATGCTTATTTAACCATGGAGACTGCATAGTGGCTGTGAATGGTCTGCACCCACAGAACATGGAGGAGGCTTCCTTGTTCATCAGCAGGTCCACACAAAAGGAG gtgaAACTTACTGTATGTAGGATTCCACATTCAGATACCTTCCATGCTAAAGGCTGTTCATGTTCCTGA
- the PLEKHS1 gene encoding pleckstrin homology domain-containing family S member 1 isoform X3, which produces MVMVRKMFRCFPEEVISITTENRCYYLIGKSRLEIEDWVTAISSIREAKRGGCCPQNQDLANSEVKSRSFSMPLFSNSTDMTGSPTRQSYLKDDGASEDKNRPNSDPGPHQAQSNSPQGVLPRLDKTLGKTEEYLSSDSNEDLEKEEEPYYQTPSSLLAKCNSEILEIDPTAEPDIPVQEKPCQRQPEKENAYVSMESLRLTCRHDSLHSPPRSLENSASPSSLEADTDVNLPQSTTQQSFLKRRQNSSPLSVVQLSILLSQVTDKTQLQELDILVPLADINSYLKLTEAAGQICVSQWTGPCRLGCLFNHGDCIVAVNGLHPQNMEEASLFISRSTQKEVKLTVCRIPHSDTFHAKGCSCS; this is translated from the exons ATGGTGATGGTGAGGAAGATGTTCAGATGCTTTCCAGAAGAGGTGATATCCATCACTACTGAAAACAGATGTTACTACCTCATTGGGAAAAGCAG GCTGGAAATAGAGGACTGGGTCACAGCCATATCTTCCATCAGGGAGGCCAAAAGAGGTGGATGCTGCCCTCAG AACCAAGATCTTGCAAATTCAGAAGTCAAAAGCCGGTCCTTCTCTATGCCACTGTTCTCGAATTCTACAGATATGACCGGTTCCCCGACAAGGCAAAGCTACCTGAAG GATGATGGTGCCTCAGAAGATAAGAACAGGCCAAATTCAGATCCTGGCCCTCATCAGGCTCAGAGCAACTCGCCACAAGGAGTTCTACCAAGACTG GATAAAACTCTGGGAAAGACTGAGGAATATCTGTCATCAGATTCAAACGAAGATCTCGAAAAGGAAGAAGAACCTTATTACCAAACTCCCAGCAGTCTTTTAGCAAAG TGCAATAGTGAAATATTGGAGATTGACCCTACAGCTGAGCCTGATATCCCTGTACAAGAGAAGCCGTGTCAAAGGCAGCCAGAGAAGGAGAATGCTTATGTGTCAATGGAGTCACT TAGGCTAACATGTAGACATGACAGCCTCCATTCTCCTCCCAGAAGCCTGGAAAACAGTGCAAGTCCGAGCAGCTTGGAGGCAGACACAGATGTAAATCTCCCACAGAGCACCACACAGCAGTCTTTCCTCAAAAGAAGGCAAAACTCATCACCACTTTCAGTGGTTCAGTTGTCTATACTGCTCAG TCAAGTTACAGATAAGACACAACTGCAAGAATTGGATATTTTGGTCCCCCTGGCAGATATTAACAGTTACCTAAAACTTACTGAAGCAGCAGGACAAATATG TGTCTCACAGTGGACTGGTCCTTGCCGACTGGGATGCTTATTTAACCATGGAGACTGCATAGTGGCTGTGAATGGTCTGCACCCACAGAACATGGAGGAGGCTTCCTTGTTCATCAGCAGGTCCACACAAAAGGAG gtgaAACTTACTGTATGTAGGATTCCACATTCAGATACCTTCCATGCTAAAGGCTGTTCATGTTCCTGA